Part of the Fibrobacter sp. genome, GAGCAGGGACTCGGAGCGGCATTCTGCCTGGAAGGCCTTTTGAACACCGGCGGCAAGAGCAAGCTCACTTTCGTGCCGTTCACGCCGTTACGCACCAGCGGTCTTGTGGTGGTCTGGAAAAAGAGTCCCGTCTTTAGCAAGCCCGCAGCAGCGTTCCTGCAAAGCCTGAAACAAGAGCTCGGGATGGAATAACCAGGATAATCGCCATCCTGTCGCAATTCGTTAAAAATTCCCCAAAAAAGAATTTTCAACCATATTTTCGCCCATTTTCTTAGTAAAAAATCAAAATTTAACGACTTTTTTACCAATACGGTCGAAATAATATATTTTAAGTTCATGAAAGTCTTATCCAATAAGCCTCTCCATGTCAAGGACGCAAACCTTGCTATACTCACGCCCATTCAACTGGTAAACAAGTTTTCCGACAAGGTCGTCGTTTTCGATTCGTTTGAAGGAATCGGACTCGAGAACTATTTCAACATTCAAGGAGCCGTGCTGCTACTTGTCAAACAGGGAAAATGCACCATCGAACTAGATCTAGAAAGAAGAACCTTGACCAAGCATTCGTGCGTTATCGTGCTCCCGAACCAAATTGCACGAATTTCAAATATCAGCAAGGACATTAAATTCATCTGCGTCACCTGCTCCTTGCCCATGGTCGAAGAATTGACGTCCCGTATAAACGAGGCCATCCCGATTACCCTCAGGGCAAAACAACAACCTGTCATAAAATTAAGCCCCTCTGAATACAACAACATCCAGCAATCTTTCAACTTCTTGATTGCAAAAATCAAGAAGAGCGGCAAAAACACCTATAATCTTCAAATAGTTCAAAACGCCTTGCTCGCCCTTGTTTACGAATGCATCGGCATCATTACAAAAAACAAAAACATCGAACAGCCTTCTTCCAAAAAAGAAGCCTTGTTCAATTCGTTCATCAACTTGGTATCCCAATATCACAAACAAGAACATAGCGTCACCTTTTACGCGACAAAACTTTTTCTCACCCCCAAATACCTGACGCGAGCTATCGAAGAAATCAGTCACAAATCCGCCAAGCGCTGGATAGACGAGTACATTATGCTAGAGGCCAAGATGATGTTGCGCTCCACAAAAATGACAATCCAAGAAATCGCGAGCGAGCTCAACTTCCCCGATATAAGTTTTTTCGGAAAGTTCTTCAAGCGAACGGCAGGAATATCGCCCAAGGCTTATAGGGAAAACAAGGATTAATATATTTTCAACATGAAGTCTTTCTTGTGCGCCATTTTATTCGCTGCAGCATTCGCGTTCGCCCAAAATGCGGACAGTTTAACCGCACAGAATTCTGCGCAATCAACCGCGGCGGATTCCGCACAGAAGCTTTCCCCCTTTGACCACCTAGGAAAAAACATGCTCGGGAGCGCGTTCAGCTGGCCGCTCGGATTCCACATGCTAGGCGGTGCGCTCACGTACAAGTTGTCTATGGAAGACAAAGACCTGATGGTCGCACGCTTCGCGGCAAGGCACAACGGCCTCACATTCAACCTCGTTTTCGGCCAGGGAATGGTACTGGGCACAGCCTGTCCCTTCCTCGTTCCCGGCTACATGTATTTCATCAGCGACAATAAATCCTTGAACAACACGGGCGCAGTAGCGGTGCAGGCGACTGCAGTCGCGTTCCTCTACAACAATATCCTCAAGGCAGTTTCAGGGCGCGCGCATCCAGATGCCGAGAACAATTCCGGTGATCTTTCGCGTGACTTCAAGTGGGGATTCTTCAGGCGCGGCGTATTTTACGGCTGGCCCTCGGGACATTCCATGACGAACGCATCGCTTGCCATGAGCATCGCAAGTTACAATCGAGACAATCCCTGGATCGTTGCCGGCTGCGGACTCTATGCGGGATACATCGCGACAAGCATGGTGCTGGGAGGCAAAGGCGAAGCGCACTGGCTTTCGGACGCCGTCGCGGGAACTCTGATGGGAGCGACCATCGGCTGGTACATCGGCAACACGTTCTACAAAGAAAAACAGGGCAAAGCAAGTTCCCTCCCCAAGGTCACCGTAGCCCCGCTATTCTACGACGACACCAAAGGCGCAGTCGTTTCACTGCGGTTCTAGCCGACTTATAAAAAAATCCTATTAAAAGCCATACGTATTTAGTATTGGACGCGGTGCATGCCGCGTTTTATATTTGGCATCAAACATAATAAGTACGGAGGCAAAAATGGCAGAACCTGAATTTAAGATAGACGATTTCATTGACATCACCGATGTAAAGTGCCCGACCACTTTCGTGAAGGCGAAAGTCGCACTCGAAGAACTCGAGGACGGGCAGATTCTCTCGGTGCGCCTGAACGACGGCGAACCGGTGCAGAACGTGCCGCGCAGCATCAAGGAAGAAGGTCACAAGGTTTTAAGGCTCACCGAGAATCAGGACGGAACGTTTACGCTGATTGTGAAGAAGGTGGGCGATTAACCGCCGGGCGAAAACCTGATTCCGAGTCAAGTTCGGAATGACAACGCTGGAAAAGGAATTTCACACAAGGAGTTAAAATGATTATCACAGTTGCCGGAAACAAAAAGGAAGTTAAGGACGGGCTGACCGTTGCAGAATTGATTGTACAGGAGAATGTGGAAACCCCGCTTTATGTGACGGTTTCGCTCAACGACGAATTTGTTGAAAACGGTGCATTTGAATCCACCACCCTCAAGGACGGCGACACCGTCGAATTCCTCTACTTCATGGGAGGTGGCTGCTAATGGCATTTACCAACGAACAACTCGAGCGCTATTCCCGCCATATCATCTTGAAAGAGGTAGGCGCGAAGGGCCAGAAGAAGCTCCTGAATGCGAAAGTGCTGATTATCGGTGCGGGTGGCCTTGGTGCCCCTGCCGCCATGTACCTCGCGGCAGCGGGTGTCGGCACTATCGGCATAGCCGATGCCGACGTCGTGGATCTTTCGAACTTGCAGCGTCAAATTATCCACGCCACCAAGGACGTGGGCAAGCTGAAGGTGCAATCCGCGAAAGAGACGATGAACGAGATGAACCCCGACGTGACGG contains:
- a CDS encoding helix-turn-helix transcriptional regulator, with the protein product MKVLSNKPLHVKDANLAILTPIQLVNKFSDKVVVFDSFEGIGLENYFNIQGAVLLLVKQGKCTIELDLERRTLTKHSCVIVLPNQIARISNISKDIKFICVTCSLPMVEELTSRINEAIPITLRAKQQPVIKLSPSEYNNIQQSFNFLIAKIKKSGKNTYNLQIVQNALLALVYECIGIITKNKNIEQPSSKKEALFNSFINLVSQYHKQEHSVTFYATKLFLTPKYLTRAIEEISHKSAKRWIDEYIMLEAKMMLRSTKMTIQEIASELNFPDISFFGKFFKRTAGISPKAYRENKD
- a CDS encoding phosphatase PAP2 family protein, translated to MKSFLCAILFAAAFAFAQNADSLTAQNSAQSTAADSAQKLSPFDHLGKNMLGSAFSWPLGFHMLGGALTYKLSMEDKDLMVARFAARHNGLTFNLVFGQGMVLGTACPFLVPGYMYFISDNKSLNNTGAVAVQATAVAFLYNNILKAVSGRAHPDAENNSGDLSRDFKWGFFRRGVFYGWPSGHSMTNASLAMSIASYNRDNPWIVAGCGLYAGYIATSMVLGGKGEAHWLSDAVAGTLMGATIGWYIGNTFYKEKQGKASSLPKVTVAPLFYDDTKGAVVSLRF
- a CDS encoding sulfurtransferase TusA family protein, translating into MAEPEFKIDDFIDITDVKCPTTFVKAKVALEELEDGQILSVRLNDGEPVQNVPRSIKEEGHKVLRLTENQDGTFTLIVKKVGD
- the thiS gene encoding sulfur carrier protein ThiS, with translation MIITVAGNKKEVKDGLTVAELIVQENVETPLYVTVSLNDEFVENGAFESTTLKDGDTVEFLYFMGGGC